From Odontesthes bonariensis isolate fOdoBon6 chromosome 21, fOdoBon6.hap1, whole genome shotgun sequence, a single genomic window includes:
- the rmi2 gene encoding recQ-mediated genome instability protein 2, with protein MSKVDKADADRKRPPPVKVLSGQLRAAGSRGAANSGEGCVITAGRGRSLRVSLVWMQGTVLEVQLERNTVLLMDETGTFTVQGVNNIPRGKPCLAEGNYVMVMGVIQSVSPEPVIRAVKMADLSVLAVLHRRMWKLEVEDLQQLLA; from the exons ATGTCCAAAGTTGATAAAGCAGACGCTGACCGGAAACGTCCGCCGCCTGTAAAAGTGTTGTCCGGTCAGCTGAGGGCGGCAGGGAGCCGGGGCGCCGCTAACAGCGGGGAAGGATGTGTCATCACAGCCGGCCGGGGTCGCTCTCTGCGGGTATCACTGGTGTGGATGCAGGGGACAGTACTGGAAGTCCAGCTGGAGAGAAACACCGTGCTGCTGATGGATGAGACGGGAACTTTTACTGTTCAGGGGGTTAACAACATCCCCAGAGGGAAACCGTGTTTGGCCGAAG gcAACTACGTCATGGTGATGGGAGTCATCCAGTCCGTCTCTCCCGAGCCAGTCATCCGTGCAGTAAAGATGGCGGACCTCTCTGTGCTCGCTGTACTTCACAGGAGAATGTGGAAGCTGGAGGTGGAGgacctgcagcagctgctggccTGA
- the ubfd1 gene encoding ubiquitin domain-containing protein UBFD1, with protein MLFATTYNRLYTIIMATQDGSEEVIMETEAKPKEVEAEAEAELGEDVASVKESTSHTDPGNSTTQDSSISNGDDPDDNLETVDLKIIWNKNKYDLKIPVDSTGAKLKERIHSLTGLPPAMQKVMYKGLLPEDKTLREIRITTGAKIMVVGSTINDVLAVNTPKEVIQQEVKAEENKKEPLCRQKQHRKVLDKGKPDDILPGIKGAKERLPTVPLSGMFNKSGGKVRLTFKLEQDQLWIGTKERTEKVPMGSIKNVVSEPIEGHEDYHMIAFQLGPTEASQYWVYWVPAQFVDAIKDTVLGKWQYF; from the exons ATGCTCTTTGCCACAACCTACAACAGATTGTACACAATCATCATGGCGACGCAGGATG GAAGTGAAGAAGTCATAATGGAAACTGAAGCAAAGCCAAAAGAAgttgaagctgaagctgaagctgaactTGGTGAGGATGTTGCCAGTGTCAAAGAATCTACGTCTCACACAGATCCAGGAAACTCCACAACTCAGGACTCTAGTATTAGCAATGGGGACGACCCAGATGACAACCTGGAAACGGTGGACTTGAAGATTATCTGGAACAAGAATAAATATGATCTGAAGATTCCTGTTGATAGCACCGGAGCCAAACTAAAAGAGAGAATCCACTCACTCACCG GTCTTCCACCTGCAATGCAGAAAGTGATGTACAAAGGATTGCTCCCAGAAGACAAGACGCTACGTGAAATAAGGATTACAACTGGTGCAAAAATCATGGTGGTAGGATCCACAATAAATGATGTATTAGCTGTTAATACGCCGAAAGAAGTCATTCAGCAGGAAGTTAAGgctgaagaaaataagaaagagCCTTTATGCAGGCAAAAG CAACACAGGAAAGTATTGGACAAAGGTAAACCAGATGACATCCTGCCAGGTATTAAAGGAGCAAAG GAACGATTACCAACAGTGCCTTTATCTGGAATGTTTAACAAGTCTGGAGGAAAAGTTAGACTCACATTCAAACTGGAGCAAGATCAGTTGTGGATTGGAACGAAAG AGAGAACGGAGAAAGTCCCAATGGGCTCCATTAAAAACGTAGTGTCTGAACCCATCGAAGGCCACGAGGACTATCACATGATC GCTTTTCAGTTAGGTCCTACGGAAGCTTCTCAGTATTGGGTCTACTGGGTGCCTGCACAGTTTGTGGATGCAATCAAAGACACAGTCCTTGGAAAATGGCAGTATTTTTAA
- the LOC142370940 gene encoding UNC93-like protein MFSD11 isoform X1, with protein sequence MADRRTYNVVILGVGFLFIFTAFTTCGNIEQTVVKSLGNSTLSGSGYHSLGIIYGVFSFSNLLAPSIVTVIGAKLTMFLSGLLYSGYIAVFIIPTTWSFYLTSVLIGIGAAMLWTAQGHFLVENSEASTINRNTGMFWALLQCSMLFGNLYIYLDWNGRTEISDSSRRNIFLFLLVASALGTLSFLVLRKSHREEEMLSEEEGQSLLSARTMYKTRVNTALEDTKSEFKTILQLLKTKTIMLLSPCMAYSGLELAFYSGVYGTCIGATTHFGDAAKGLIGISGIVVGIGEIVGGGLFGLLCKNSRFRRTSVVFLGMIVHFIASYLIFLNIPDDAPIVFETTTQKNPYLSPSVSIALLCSFLLGLGDSCFNTQLYSILGHVYAEQSTPAFAIFKFIQSVSAAIAFFYSGHLLLMWQLLLMVVLGFTGTLCFFVVERMQDFPVDLQEY encoded by the exons ATGGCAGACAGAAGGACTTACAACGTTGTGATTTTAGGTGTGGGATTTCTATTCATTTTCACCGCCTTCACCACCTGTGGGAACATTGAA CAAACTGTGGTGAAAAGTCTGGGAAATTCTACTCTGAGTGGGAGTGGGTACCACAg TCTTGGGATCATCTATGGCGTCTTTTCATTTTCCAACCTGCTCGCACCTTCAATTGTTACAGTAATTGGAGCCAAATTGACTATGTTTTTGAGTGGCCTTCTTTACAG TGGTTACATTGCGGTGTTCATCATCCCCACCACATGGTCCTTTTACCTGACCTCCGTCCTCATTGGCATAGGAGCAGCCA TGCTCTGGACGGCTCAAGGACACTTTCTGGTGGAAAACTCAGAAGCTTCCACCATCAACAGGAACACTGGGATGTTCTGGGCTCTCCTACAGTGCAG TATGCTCTTTGGCAATCTTTACATTTATTTGGACTGGAACGGAAGAACAGAAATATCAG ACAGCAGCAGGAGAAACATTTTTCTGTTCCTGCTGGTCGCCTCCGCCCTCGGCACACTCAGCTTCTTGGTGCTGAGAAAGAGCCATCGCGAagaggagatgctctctgaagaggaGGGGCAGTCATTGCTCTCAGCTCGCACAAT GTACAAGACGAGAGTAAACACTGCTTTGGAGGATACCAAGTCAGAATTCA AAACTATCCTGCAGCTGCTGAAGACTAAAACTATTATGCTCCTAAGTCCGTGCATGGCATACAGTG GCCTCGAGCTTGCTTTCTACAGCGGTGTGTATGGAACATGTATTGGAGCAACTACACACTTTGGAGATGCAGCAAAAGGCCTAATTGGGATCTCTGGGATTGTGGTAGGCATTGGAGAAATAGTAG GTGGAGGCCTCTTTGGGTTGCTGTGTAAGAACAGCCGCTTCAGACGAACATCTGTGGTGTTTCTGGGGATGATTGTCCATTTCATTGCTTCCTATTTGATCTTCCTCAACATCCCAGATGACGCCCCCATCGTCTTCGAAACCACCACCCAAAAGAACCCATATTTAAGTCCAAG TGTTTCCATTGCCCTGCTGTGCAGCTTCTTGCTTGGACTTGGAGATAGCTGTTTCAACACGCAGCTCTACAGCATATTGGGCCATGTTTATGCTGAACAAAGCACGCCTGCTTTTGCCATCTTCAAATTCATCCAG TCTGTCAGCGCGGCCATCGCGTTCTTCTACAGCGGGCACCTGCTGCTCATGTGGCAGCTCCTGCTGATGGTCGTCCTGGGCTTCACTGGAACACTCTGCTTCTTCGTGGTGGAGAGGATGCAGGACTTCCCTGTGGATTTACAGGAATATTAG
- the LOC142370940 gene encoding UNC93-like protein MFSD11 isoform X2: MFLSGLLYSGYIAVFIIPTTWSFYLTSVLIGIGAAMLWTAQGHFLVENSEASTINRNTGMFWALLQCSMLFGNLYIYLDWNGRTEISDSSRRNIFLFLLVASALGTLSFLVLRKSHREEEMLSEEEGQSLLSARTMYKTRVNTALEDTKSEFKTILQLLKTKTIMLLSPCMAYSGLELAFYSGVYGTCIGATTHFGDAAKGLIGISGIVVGIGEIVGGGLFGLLCKNSRFRRTSVVFLGMIVHFIASYLIFLNIPDDAPIVFETTTQKNPYLSPSVSIALLCSFLLGLGDSCFNTQLYSILGHVYAEQSTPAFAIFKFIQSVSAAIAFFYSGHLLLMWQLLLMVVLGFTGTLCFFVVERMQDFPVDLQEY; the protein is encoded by the exons ATGTTTTTGAGTGGCCTTCTTTACAG TGGTTACATTGCGGTGTTCATCATCCCCACCACATGGTCCTTTTACCTGACCTCCGTCCTCATTGGCATAGGAGCAGCCA TGCTCTGGACGGCTCAAGGACACTTTCTGGTGGAAAACTCAGAAGCTTCCACCATCAACAGGAACACTGGGATGTTCTGGGCTCTCCTACAGTGCAG TATGCTCTTTGGCAATCTTTACATTTATTTGGACTGGAACGGAAGAACAGAAATATCAG ACAGCAGCAGGAGAAACATTTTTCTGTTCCTGCTGGTCGCCTCCGCCCTCGGCACACTCAGCTTCTTGGTGCTGAGAAAGAGCCATCGCGAagaggagatgctctctgaagaggaGGGGCAGTCATTGCTCTCAGCTCGCACAAT GTACAAGACGAGAGTAAACACTGCTTTGGAGGATACCAAGTCAGAATTCA AAACTATCCTGCAGCTGCTGAAGACTAAAACTATTATGCTCCTAAGTCCGTGCATGGCATACAGTG GCCTCGAGCTTGCTTTCTACAGCGGTGTGTATGGAACATGTATTGGAGCAACTACACACTTTGGAGATGCAGCAAAAGGCCTAATTGGGATCTCTGGGATTGTGGTAGGCATTGGAGAAATAGTAG GTGGAGGCCTCTTTGGGTTGCTGTGTAAGAACAGCCGCTTCAGACGAACATCTGTGGTGTTTCTGGGGATGATTGTCCATTTCATTGCTTCCTATTTGATCTTCCTCAACATCCCAGATGACGCCCCCATCGTCTTCGAAACCACCACCCAAAAGAACCCATATTTAAGTCCAAG TGTTTCCATTGCCCTGCTGTGCAGCTTCTTGCTTGGACTTGGAGATAGCTGTTTCAACACGCAGCTCTACAGCATATTGGGCCATGTTTATGCTGAACAAAGCACGCCTGCTTTTGCCATCTTCAAATTCATCCAG TCTGTCAGCGCGGCCATCGCGTTCTTCTACAGCGGGCACCTGCTGCTCATGTGGCAGCTCCTGCTGATGGTCGTCCTGGGCTTCACTGGAACACTCTGCTTCTTCGTGGTGGAGAGGATGCAGGACTTCCCTGTGGATTTACAGGAATATTAG
- the kdm8 gene encoding lysine-specific demethylase 8, whose amino-acid sequence MALLWSRISSILPPNEEQFPLQFSDKVESSVVEMLKRSRRQLYCDTTSASRMLNAQIVLDISWERLNTGTWRHVDKEWRRVYSYGCLFKVAALCRENPSEDEILQAVRTCDMGLLMGAAIMENILQTLVRILQSEFRKTAKDEDESEHVEVKRAKIVSPRVPSIKEELAISRIKCPSLESFNTNYLIPLKPVILERIVDHWPALNKHPWSIDYLRSVAGCRTVPVEMGSRYTDVDWSQTLLTVNEFIDRYILNKVQTSQDGVKTLGYLAQHQLFDQIPELKEDIRIPDYCCLGEGDEDDITVNAWFGPAGTVSPLHQDPQQNFLAQVVGSKYIRLYSPEDTDKLYPHQSQLLHNTSQVEVENPDAERFPEFAKAPYLECVLQPGDVLFIPVKHWHYVRSLEVSFSVSFWWS is encoded by the exons ATGGCATTATTGTGGTCAAGAATATCTTCTATTTTGCCTCCGAATGAAGAACAGTTTCCACTGCAGTTCAGTGACAAAGTGGAGTCAAGTGTCGTGGAAATGCTGAAACGGTCCAGACGGCAGCTGTACTGTGACACAACAAGCGCCAGCCGAATGCTCAACGCTCAGATCGTCTTGGACATTTCGTGGGAGAGACTCAACACGGGGACGTGGAGGCACGTGGACAAAGAGTGGCGGCGAGTTTACTCCTACGGCTGCCTGTTCAAAGTGGCCGCGCTGTGTCGAGAAAATCCTTCAGAGGATGAGATCCTGCAGGCTGTCAGGACTTGTGACATGGGTTTACTCATGGGTGCAGCCATCATGGAAAATATACTTCAGACTCTTGTTCGGATTCTGCAAAGTGAGTTTAGGAAAACCGCTAAAGATGAGGATGAAAGTGAACATGTTGAGGTCAAG AGAGCAAAGATTGTGAGCCCACGTGTTCCTTCAATCAAAGAAGAGTTGGCCATTTCCAGGATCAAGTGTCCCTCGCTGGAAAGCTTCAATACAAACTACCTGATCCCCCTCAAACCAGTCATTTTAGAGAGAATCGTCGACCACTGGCCTGCACTCAACAAACACCCCTGGAG CATAGATTACCTGAGGTCTGTGGCCGGCTGTCGGACTGTTCCTGTAGAGATGGGATCCAGGTACACGGACGTGGACTGGTCCCAAACGCTGCTTACGGTCAACGAATTCATTGACAGATACATTCTAAATAAA GTCCAAACCTCCCAGGATGGTGTGAAAACTTTGGGTTATCTTGCTCAACACCAGCTTTTTGATCAG ATACCAGAGTTAAAGGAAGATATCCGCATCCCAGATTATTGCTGTCTCGGTGAAGGAGACGAAGATGATATTACAGTCAATGCATGGTTTGGACCTGCAGGCACAGTATCTCCTCTTCACCAAGATCCTCAGCAGAACTTCTTGGCTCAG GTGGTGGGAAGCAAATACATCCGCCTGTATTCCCCGGAGGACACAGACAAACTTTACCCTCATCAGTCACAGCTTCTTCACAACACCAGTCAG gtggaggtggagaatCCGGACGCTGAGCGCTTCCCTGAGTTTGCCAAAGCTCCCTATCTGGAATGCGTGTTACAGCCCGGAGACGTGCTGTTCATCCCCGTCAAACACTGGCATTATGTCAGATCCTTAGAAGTCAGCTTCTCTGTCAGCTTCTGGTGGTCATGA